The Nostoc cf. commune SO-36 genomic sequence TTTAACAGACTGCTGGGCAAGTATTTCATCAATAAATTGAAAAGTATGGGTTGGCGTTAGTTTTTTCTTCATAGTAATTGAAATAGCCCAACAGCTTATACTAAATATTAGTATATAGTCAAACAAATTGATTTTTTAATCTTTACAAATAAACTTAACTTTTTAATTTACAAATGTACACAAATTATTTTGTATATGTCTGGTTAGTTTTGCATCAATAATTGTAATTAAAAACTTCTCAATGCAAAATTTATTTAATACATATCACCATGATTTTAGAATATTATATCCAGAGGTAGAGAGTATAACCAGAGTATTTATTTAAACTCTACAAAACCGCACCTTCAATAAAACTTGAAAATCGGCTATCCAGAAATGTGAACAACTAATTCTCTGGAATGGCTACGTTGGCGGTGTTCCCAAATATAAATTCCCTGCCAAGTTCCCAGTACCAAATGACCACGATTAATGGGGATATGTTCAGAAGTATGGGTGAGTGCGGTACGAATATGTGCCGGCATATCATCAGCACCTTCTGCATCGTGGATGTATTTACCTGATTCGGGGACGAGTTTTGCCATAAAATTAGCTAGATCCATAAGAACATCAGGATCGGCATTTTCTTGGATTACTAAACTGGCTGAAGTATGACGCAAAAATAAAGTACAAAGACCAGTTTCAACGCCAGATTCTGCAACTGCGGCTGCAATTTTTGCAGTGATGTTGTAAAAAGATTTGCCAGTGGTAGAAATTTTTAGTAACTTTTGGTAGTGAGTCATTTGAAACAGTAATTATTGATGACAGTTCAATCTGCGTGATTTGTTTTTTTGCTGTTGATTGATCGTTAGACTGAATATGTCTTATTCTAAAGTATCTTTATCTATGATTGTGAGAGATTCCATTATTAATTGATGTTATTTGAATAAGTTTATTTTGTCTGTAAATAATTGAGAACAGCATTAGCGATCGCTTCATTACCATCCTTAGCAATTGGTTGAGATATCTTTGGTATTTGGGGTAACTCATGTAGAAAATCCCAAGTCCCTTGAAAAAACTCAGATGGGGTAATGATTTGATGCTGGTTGTAATTAGTTATGCCTTCTAGTATAAATGTTGCTTCGGCAAAATCTTCACGCGGTATGGTGACAATTGGTAATCCTAGTATTGTGGCTTCCGAAAAAGTACTGTAACCAGGTTTAGAAACGACTCGCCCACAAATAGGCATAAAATCTACAGGGCGGTATTTGTGGTCATTAATTTTCACTAAATTAGGTAAATCAGGGGCAGATTGATCAAAGATGATAAATTGCCAATCTGGAAATCGCGCTAGGTTATCATAAGGGATTTGCTGTAAACCCAAACCGCCAAA encodes the following:
- a CDS encoding secondary thiamine-phosphate synthase enzyme YjbQ, with product MTHYQKLLKISTTGKSFYNITAKIAAAVAESGVETGLCTLFLRHTSASLVIQENADPDVLMDLANFMAKLVPESGKYIHDAEGADDMPAHIRTALTHTSEHIPINRGHLVLGTWQGIYIWEHRQRSHSRELVVHISG